One segment of Vagococcus martis DNA contains the following:
- a CDS encoding DeoR/GlpR family DNA-binding transcription regulator, with product MKEKRFESIKQYILDHHHVSLKELEEEFNVSMNTIRRDVNKILTDSRFEKVYGGVSVKEGTLVDFEYRNIENKEEKKAIAKRAASFIEPDDLIYIDSGTTTKYILDYIDEDMPLIIITNSLDVVLKAEKLRKVTIFLIGHIFKKPTRSFVGVENDELSVKYNITKAFMAATAVSIGSGLMNSDIMEYEIKRQVMDKANMKFLLADKTKFDHSTLLTYANLSDVDTLISNKSFSDPYTSYFSDHNINFIEI from the coding sequence ATGAAAGAAAAACGTTTTGAATCGATTAAACAGTATATTTTAGACCATCATCACGTTAGCCTAAAAGAACTGGAAGAAGAATTCAATGTCTCGATGAATACCATTAGACGAGATGTAAACAAAATTTTAACTGACTCACGTTTTGAAAAAGTTTATGGTGGCGTCAGCGTTAAAGAAGGAACACTCGTTGATTTTGAATATCGAAACATTGAAAATAAGGAAGAAAAAAAAGCCATTGCAAAAAGGGCAGCTTCTTTTATTGAGCCTGATGATTTAATTTATATAGACTCTGGAACAACAACAAAATATATTTTGGACTATATAGATGAAGATATGCCTCTTATTATCATCACAAATAGCTTAGACGTAGTACTAAAAGCAGAAAAACTCAGAAAGGTCACTATATTTCTAATTGGACATATCTTTAAAAAACCCACTCGTTCATTTGTTGGAGTAGAAAACGATGAGTTATCAGTGAAGTACAATATTACCAAAGCATTTATGGCAGCTACTGCAGTGTCCATTGGGAGCGGGTTAATGAACTCTGATATTATGGAATATGAGATAAAACGACAAGTGATGGACAAAGCTAATATGAAATTTTTATTAGCTGATAAAACAAAATTTGATCACTCCACTCTTTTAACTTATGCCAATTTAAGTGATGTTGATACATTAATCTCAAACAAATCCTTTTCAGATCCTTATACGTCATATTTTTCGGATCATAATATTAACTTTATCGAGATATAA
- the ftsY gene encoding signal recognition particle-docking protein FtsY, with translation MGFFDKIKKAVLGEKKVEEAPKEELVEELEETVEELSQEENHDTVVVTEEPEEKEETIVEELVEVSEPEQPKEETKETIVEEVSEVKKPVKVPEPPVVEEKKEETIKKYDKGLEKSRRSFGQYMNELFANFRMVDDEFFEDLEEALISADVGFETAMRISDELQEEVKLKNVKKKKDVQATIIEKLVEIYEAEGIEENNELNIQTDSPTIMLFVGVNGVGKTTSIGKLAKRYKDEGKKVLLAAADTFRAGAIDQLVVWGERAGVDVVRHNAGGDPAAVVFDAVEKMKNEHYDILLVDTAGRLQNKVNLMKELEKMKRIIEREYPSAPHEVLLVVDATTGQNALIQAKEFKNTTDVTGIVLTKLDGTAKGGIVLAIRNELHLPVKLVGLGEKITDLEEFNPNQFVYGLFKDLMEDYDG, from the coding sequence ATGGGATTTTTTGATAAGATAAAAAAAGCCGTTTTAGGTGAGAAAAAAGTTGAAGAAGCACCAAAAGAAGAACTAGTTGAAGAATTAGAGGAAACGGTCGAAGAACTCTCTCAAGAAGAAAATCATGACACCGTTGTCGTAACGGAAGAACCAGAAGAAAAAGAAGAAACGATTGTTGAAGAATTAGTTGAAGTGAGTGAGCCAGAACAACCTAAAGAGGAAACAAAAGAAACAATCGTTGAAGAAGTGTCAGAGGTTAAAAAGCCAGTTAAGGTACCAGAACCACCGGTAGTCGAAGAGAAAAAAGAAGAAACCATTAAAAAATATGATAAAGGATTAGAGAAATCAAGACGTTCATTTGGTCAGTATATGAATGAACTATTTGCTAATTTCAGAATGGTTGATGATGAGTTCTTTGAAGACTTAGAAGAAGCGTTGATTTCTGCCGATGTTGGATTTGAAACGGCAATGAGAATCTCTGATGAGTTACAAGAAGAAGTCAAACTAAAAAATGTGAAGAAGAAAAAAGATGTTCAAGCAACGATTATCGAAAAATTAGTTGAGATTTATGAAGCAGAAGGCATTGAAGAAAATAATGAGTTAAACATCCAAACTGATAGTCCGACTATTATGCTATTTGTTGGTGTGAATGGTGTTGGTAAAACAACAAGTATTGGTAAATTAGCCAAACGTTACAAGGATGAGGGTAAGAAAGTCTTGTTAGCTGCTGCTGATACCTTTAGAGCAGGTGCTATTGATCAATTGGTTGTTTGGGGAGAACGTGCTGGTGTTGATGTGGTTAGACATAATGCTGGTGGAGATCCTGCTGCTGTTGTATTTGATGCAGTAGAAAAAATGAAAAACGAGCATTATGATATTCTATTAGTTGATACAGCAGGACGTTTGCAAAATAAAGTCAATTTAATGAAAGAATTAGAAAAAATGAAGCGTATTATTGAACGAGAATATCCTTCTGCTCCTCATGAAGTCTTGTTAGTAGTAGACGCAACAACTGGTCAAAACGCTTTGATTCAAGCAAAAGAATTTAAAAATACCACAGATGTTACAGGGATAGTTTTAACTAAGCTAGATGGAACTGCTAAAGGTGGGATTGTATTAGCTATTAGAAATGAGTTACATTTACCAGTGAAACTAGTTGGTTTAGGTGAAAAAATCACTGATTTAGAAGAGTTTAATCCAAATCAATTTGTTTATGGGTTATTTAAGGATTTAATGGAAGATTATGATGGGTAA
- a CDS encoding Cof-type HAD-IIB family hydrolase yields the protein MIKLIAIDLDGTLLTDDKQISDRNKEVLTKAKEQGVKVVLCTGRPLFAIEPYLDRLELRDEGDYSITFNGSSVQKNDTGETLLAHSLSFDEVSRVAKEMRKLNLPLDIISVDTVIHLDTAKEPHTSIYESMNPLLKVEHATLETLGKDRLFNKMVVAVETSYLDEKMAQLPKELLEEFNIMKSRVNLLEIIHKEASKAAGIDELANYLGIKQSEVMAIGDEANDFSMIEYAGMGVVMDNGSQGVKDIAQFITKSNEEDGVAHAVETFVLTK from the coding sequence ATGATTAAATTAATCGCAATTGATTTAGATGGTACATTGTTAACAGATGATAAACAGATTTCAGATAGAAACAAAGAAGTATTAACTAAAGCTAAAGAACAAGGTGTCAAAGTCGTTCTTTGCACAGGAAGACCTTTATTTGCGATTGAGCCTTATCTAGATAGATTAGAGTTAAGAGATGAGGGAGATTATAGCATCACGTTTAATGGTAGCTCCGTGCAAAAAAACGATACAGGAGAGACATTATTGGCTCATTCATTATCGTTTGATGAAGTGAGTCGTGTCGCAAAAGAGATGAGAAAATTAAATTTACCACTAGATATTATTTCGGTGGATACAGTCATTCATCTAGATACGGCCAAAGAACCTCATACATCAATCTATGAATCAATGAATCCATTGCTTAAGGTAGAACATGCCACACTCGAAACATTAGGCAAGGATCGTTTATTTAATAAAATGGTAGTAGCAGTTGAAACAAGCTATCTTGATGAAAAAATGGCACAATTACCAAAAGAGTTATTGGAAGAATTTAATATCATGAAGTCTCGTGTGAATCTATTAGAAATCATCCACAAAGAAGCAAGTAAAGCAGCTGGAATTGACGAATTAGCTAACTATTTAGGCATTAAACAATCTGAAGTGATGGCAATTGGTGATGAAGCCAACGATTTTTCGATGATTGAGTATGCAGGAATGGGAGTCGTGATGGATAATGGAAGTCAAGGAGTAAAAGACATCGCCCAATTCATCACGAAAAGTAATGAAGAAGATGGCGTCGCACATGCGGTTGAAACATTTGTGCTGACAAAATAG
- the smc gene encoding chromosome segregation protein SMC, with the protein MYLKRIEIAGFKSFADRTVIEFNEGLTAIVGPNGSGKSNITEAIRWVLGEQSAKSLRGGKMPDVIFAGSSSRSPLNIAEVTLVLDNEDHFLPIEYTEVSVTRRLTRDGESDFFINKQRCRLKDVISLFMDSGLGRDSFSIISQGKVEEIFNSKPEERRAIFEEAAGVLKYKNRKKQAEKHLGETDDNLSRVQDIIYELEIQLAPLKQQSDNAKTYLTLKEQLSEQDVSMTTHLIEETKNKWNDNKKQLEEKNQLINQKETEKNELEEKLEQLKSEQATLEQMLDSHQQRLLDCSTQYEQLETQKRVLEEKQKFSVQTKEVQQKTLRNLDTEKEALKKEIHFLEEEENSLIEEKKSLTKLISRIREELVQYSKSAKEQLDDMRSDYLEYMQQQSHVNNELKHLEKQYSQETNKNSREMNQYEELVAMITEKQKELVELTKEYDVKKENVVTYLEDYQQKRQLKEQLSQQLQKLNTQLMDALRILQQAQAKQKSLKELQDNYSGFYQGVRAVLKEKQQFPGIVGAVAELIDIPSSYQQALETALGASVQHVVTKDDQSARDAISYLKKQRLGRATFLPLTTVKARYIRQDVLDKVQNMSGFVGVASELVRYDEEVSAIVRNLLGLTIVADSLDAATHIAKQINFQYRVVSLDGDVMNPGGSMTGGMSKKGQSMHWFSQSKELQDIEKQLSQMTTLYKQKEIEVTELQKEVSLIDESLENLRKLGEEARLTEQKLQSQVSLLTQDVTQLEKEKKILEYEQSELNQFLTEYQQEKENYEAQQKELAQKIAELDKRMADVDQLEATNSEKKETLTKELAQKEADLAVIKEKLNQLAEKQLERNTRLQEADQKMSELLQESQSHEEDSSHYKEDEENITKQMSEASRKREEVLTQISKAKTQREHYAKTIKEHDIIVDKSYAVIRELMNQKTEIEIMQGTCDNQLDSLLTYLQEEYSLTFEAAKEKSFDIHDASQVSEVIRDLKVKISELGPVNISAIAQHDEILERYDFLTSQRDDLNQAKDELQETMDEMDMLVMKQFHEVFCDIREEFREVFPKMFGGGHADLILSDETDLLHTGIDIVAQPPGKKLQQLSLLSGGERALTAIALLFSIIQARPIPFCILDEVEAALDEANVARFGNYLRHFGDATQFIVITHRKGTMESAKVLYGVTMQESGISKIVSVHLEEMEKLEETLK; encoded by the coding sequence GTGTATTTGAAACGAATTGAAATTGCAGGATTTAAATCCTTTGCAGATCGAACAGTAATTGAATTTAATGAAGGCTTGACGGCAATAGTTGGTCCTAATGGAAGTGGAAAAAGTAATATTACAGAAGCCATTCGATGGGTTTTAGGGGAGCAGTCAGCAAAAAGTTTACGTGGGGGGAAAATGCCAGACGTTATTTTTGCTGGCTCTTCTTCACGTTCACCGTTAAATATAGCAGAAGTGACGTTAGTACTAGATAATGAGGACCATTTTTTACCGATTGAGTACACTGAAGTCAGTGTCACAAGACGATTAACACGTGATGGCGAGAGTGATTTTTTCATCAATAAACAACGTTGTCGCCTAAAAGACGTGATTAGTTTATTCATGGATTCAGGTTTAGGTAGAGATTCTTTTTCGATTATTTCTCAAGGGAAAGTAGAAGAAATTTTTAATAGTAAACCTGAAGAACGTCGTGCGATTTTTGAAGAAGCTGCTGGAGTATTGAAATATAAAAATCGCAAGAAACAGGCAGAAAAACATCTAGGAGAGACAGACGATAACCTCAGCCGTGTGCAAGATATTATTTATGAGTTGGAAATTCAACTAGCACCATTGAAACAACAAAGTGATAATGCGAAGACTTATTTAACATTAAAAGAGCAATTATCTGAGCAAGATGTGAGTATGACAACTCATTTGATTGAAGAAACAAAAAACAAATGGAATGATAATAAAAAACAACTTGAAGAAAAAAATCAATTGATAAATCAGAAAGAAACTGAAAAAAATGAATTAGAAGAAAAGCTTGAACAATTAAAATCTGAGCAAGCGACACTTGAGCAAATGCTAGATAGCCATCAGCAACGATTGCTTGACTGTAGCACACAATATGAACAACTTGAAACACAAAAACGAGTGTTAGAGGAAAAACAAAAGTTTTCTGTTCAAACAAAAGAGGTGCAACAAAAGACATTACGTAACTTAGATACGGAAAAAGAAGCACTTAAAAAAGAAATTCATTTTTTAGAAGAGGAAGAAAATAGTTTAATTGAAGAAAAGAAATCTCTTACGAAATTGATTTCACGTATTCGAGAAGAACTAGTTCAATATAGCAAATCAGCTAAAGAGCAATTAGATGATATGCGTAGTGATTATCTAGAATACATGCAACAACAAAGTCACGTGAACAACGAGTTGAAGCATTTAGAAAAACAATATAGTCAAGAAACAAATAAAAACTCGCGTGAAATGAATCAGTATGAAGAGCTTGTTGCAATGATAACTGAAAAACAAAAAGAACTAGTTGAATTAACAAAAGAGTATGACGTTAAAAAAGAAAATGTTGTCACCTATTTAGAAGACTATCAGCAAAAAAGACAACTTAAAGAGCAACTTAGTCAGCAACTACAAAAGTTAAACACGCAGTTAATGGATGCCTTAAGAATCTTACAACAAGCCCAAGCTAAGCAAAAAAGCTTGAAAGAATTGCAAGATAATTATTCAGGTTTCTATCAAGGTGTGCGAGCAGTGCTAAAAGAAAAACAACAGTTTCCAGGTATAGTCGGTGCTGTGGCGGAATTAATTGATATTCCATCATCGTATCAACAAGCCCTTGAAACAGCGCTTGGAGCAAGTGTCCAGCATGTTGTAACGAAGGACGACCAAAGTGCTAGAGACGCTATTTCTTATTTGAAGAAACAAAGACTAGGCCGTGCGACGTTTCTGCCATTGACTACTGTTAAAGCACGATATATTAGGCAAGACGTTTTAGATAAAGTACAAAATATGTCAGGGTTTGTGGGAGTAGCTAGTGAGTTAGTTCGTTATGATGAAGAGGTTTCGGCCATTGTTAGGAACTTATTAGGCTTAACTATCGTCGCGGATTCATTAGATGCAGCCACTCATATCGCAAAACAAATTAACTTTCAGTATCGTGTGGTATCATTGGATGGAGACGTGATGAATCCTGGTGGTTCTATGACTGGTGGGATGAGTAAAAAAGGTCAGTCGATGCACTGGTTTTCTCAATCAAAAGAGTTACAAGATATTGAAAAACAATTATCTCAAATGACCACTCTGTATAAACAAAAAGAAATCGAAGTGACTGAATTGCAAAAAGAAGTTTCTTTAATAGATGAGTCACTTGAAAATCTACGTAAATTAGGTGAAGAAGCCAGACTAACAGAGCAAAAACTACAATCACAAGTGTCTCTTTTAACACAAGATGTGACGCAGTTAGAAAAAGAAAAGAAAATACTAGAATATGAGCAAAGTGAATTAAATCAATTTCTTACAGAGTATCAACAAGAAAAAGAAAACTATGAAGCACAACAAAAAGAACTTGCTCAAAAGATTGCAGAGTTAGATAAAAGAATGGCTGATGTGGATCAGTTAGAGGCGACGAATTCTGAGAAAAAAGAAACTTTAACAAAAGAACTCGCTCAAAAAGAGGCCGATTTGGCTGTTATAAAAGAAAAACTAAATCAGTTAGCTGAAAAACAATTAGAACGAAATACTCGGTTACAAGAAGCAGATCAAAAAATGAGTGAACTGTTACAGGAAAGTCAATCCCATGAGGAAGACAGTTCTCATTATAAAGAAGATGAAGAAAACATTACAAAACAAATGAGCGAAGCATCTCGTAAAAGAGAAGAAGTCTTGACTCAGATTAGTAAAGCGAAGACGCAAAGAGAGCACTATGCTAAGACAATCAAAGAACATGACATAATAGTCGATAAAAGTTATGCAGTCATTCGTGAGCTTATGAATCAAAAGACCGAGATTGAAATTATGCAAGGAACTTGTGATAATCAATTAGATAGCTTATTGACTTATTTACAAGAAGAATATAGTTTAACCTTTGAAGCGGCAAAAGAAAAATCATTTGATATTCATGATGCATCACAAGTAAGCGAAGTCATTCGCGATTTGAAAGTTAAAATTTCAGAGCTAGGGCCAGTCAATATATCAGCCATCGCACAACACGATGAAATATTAGAACGATATGACTTTTTAACGAGTCAACGAGATGATTTGAATCAAGCGAAAGATGAGTTGCAAGAGACCATGGATGAGATGGACATGTTGGTGATGAAACAGTTCCATGAAGTCTTTTGTGATATTCGCGAAGAGTTTCGTGAAGTGTTCCCTAAAATGTTTGGTGGGGGACATGCTGATTTGATATTAAGTGATGAAACAGACTTACTTCATACAGGAATTGATATTGTCGCACAACCACCTGGTAAAAAATTACAACAATTAAGTTTATTGTCTGGTGGAGAAAGGGCGTTAACTGCGATTGCTTTGTTATTTTCTATCATTCAAGCACGCCCAATTCCGTTTTGTATTTTAGATGAGGTTGAAGCGGCATTAGATGAAGCGAACGTTGCCCGATTTGGAAATTACTTGCGTCACTTTGGAGATGCCACGCAATTTATAGTGATCACTCACCGTAAAGGAACAATGGAGTCAGCTAAAGTGTTGTATGGTGTGACGATGCAAGAGTCAGGTATCTCAAAAATCGTGTCAGTTCACTTAGAAGAGATGGAAAAACTAGAAGAGACACTCAAATAG